A region of Vigna radiata var. radiata cultivar VC1973A chromosome 10, Vradiata_ver6, whole genome shotgun sequence DNA encodes the following proteins:
- the LOC106775341 gene encoding cyclin-dependent protein kinase inhibitor SMR9 has product MAPSGRATTAATSTRTASKTKTTTTTRRRTRQQRRTAQFKKKQQQQQHTKSNKKQETELVPTVLPSSCSSISSQDSSKEVDMQGSEVIDVSLSPCSTPKGQKFRIPEISTCPPAPKKPRVLSNCSLRRSPLSFFVPPDLEHFFLVALRDVSV; this is encoded by the coding sequence ATGGCACCTTCTGGAAGGGCAACAACTGCAGCAACATCAACAAGGACAGCCTCAAAGACAAAAACCACCACAACAACAAGAAGGAGAACAAGACAGCAAAGAAGAACAGCACAGTTCAAGAagaagcagcagcagcagcagcacaCAAAGAGCAACAAAAAGCAAGAGACTGAACTTGTTCCAACTGTTTTACCCTCCAGCTGCTCCTCCATAAGCTCACAAGACTCCTCAAAGGAAGTTGACATGCAAGGTTCTGAGGTCATTGATGTGTCCTTAAGTCCGTGTTCTACACCAAAGGGTCAGAAGTTTAGGATTCCTGAGATTTCCACATGCCCTCCAGCACCAAAGAAGCCAAGGGTTCTTTCCAATTGCTCTTTGCGAAGGTCTCCACTTTCATTCTTTGTACCACCTGACTTGGAGCACTTTTTCTTAGTGGCACTTCGAGATGTCTCAGTTTGA